A single region of the Mechercharimyces sp. CAU 1602 genome encodes:
- a CDS encoding YhcN/YlaJ family sporulation lipoprotein → MQGAVKKWMAGALAATVVLGAAGCGNSTDTEEETGYNQNTTPVRYNTERGAAENMNRLREDRNMRVGERTGENFRIAENMADVVSKMNEVNSCTVMRTDRTAYVAVMTDGNKAEVTKKLKDDISAKVKAVDPNIKEVYVSANPDFMEHMGRYADDVRAGKPVEGMRDNFMDMIKRTFPNM, encoded by the coding sequence ATGCAGGGAGCAGTGAAAAAGTGGATGGCGGGAGCACTGGCAGCAACGGTTGTGTTAGGAGCAGCTGGTTGCGGGAATAGTACAGATACAGAAGAAGAAACTGGGTATAACCAGAATACAACACCAGTACGATACAATACGGAGCGTGGAGCGGCGGAAAACATGAACCGACTGCGTGAAGATCGTAACATGCGTGTAGGAGAACGTACGGGTGAAAACTTTCGGATTGCTGAAAATATGGCAGATGTGGTATCAAAGATGAATGAAGTAAATTCTTGTACAGTGATGCGGACAGATCGAACGGCATATGTGGCTGTTATGACAGATGGAAACAAAGCCGAAGTGACGAAGAAACTAAAAGATGATATTTCTGCTAAAGTGAAAGCGGTAGATCCCAATATCAAAGAGGTGTACGTATCAGCAAACCCTGATTTTATGGAACATATGGGGAGATACGCGGATGATGTGCGTGCCGGTAAACCTGTTGAAGGTATGAGGGATAACTTTATGGATATGATTAAGCGTACTTTTCCTAACATGTAG
- a CDS encoding DivIVA domain-containing protein yields the protein MGLNWTFGSIQPILLYLPTEIKDFCFSAHGIHDKIIYDNENGNWLVGEEKMMQFKKLTPMDIFQKDFKTALRGYDVDEVNEFLDLVIKNYEDVTEENKQLKEELRLQKQKPHSSSSDSHVEEALRDVMNRIAQLEQYVYRR from the coding sequence ATGGGGTTGAATTGGACTTTTGGTTCGATTCAACCTATTCTTCTTTATTTACCGACTGAAATCAAAGATTTTTGTTTTTCAGCTCATGGTATTCATGATAAAATCATTTATGATAATGAGAATGGTAACTGGCTTGTGGGGGAGGAAAAAATGATGCAATTTAAAAAGCTGACACCGATGGATATTTTTCAAAAAGATTTTAAAACGGCTTTGCGTGGCTATGATGTGGATGAGGTAAATGAATTTTTAGACCTGGTCATTAAGAATTATGAAGATGTCACCGAAGAGAATAAGCAATTGAAGGAAGAGCTGCGACTTCAAAAACAAAAACCACACTCTTCTTCTTCAGATAGCCATGTAGAAGAAGCACTACGTGATGTGATGAATCGAATTGCCCAATTGGAACAATACGTTTATCGCAGATAA
- the dacB gene encoding D-alanyl-D-alanine carboxypeptidase/D-alanyl-D-alanine-endopeptidase — translation MFRQEWDKMVHQWRKRTKEWGAHIGCAIYTPTGLPFFMEEASRWFLPASNQKIWTTAVAIAELGLDYQWKTRAGLDHDGGLWLQGGGDPAFSFTEAKALGKELLRAGVTEISGHVYVDDKAWKAPFWGEGWKWDERILGYAAPIHALNFDRNRMLFRADPSSNHPELTRQSPCEWIRLEQRVTWAEPGKQTKLSIRRDNHHIYIKGELDRNHPEVFVAVKRGPHHFANGIVTTLKDMGLNIRNKTSILPYYFAEDLPLLWEHRSPPLRKLLAEVNGDSDNLIAEVLLKTLGNGNIEKGRVRVHHCIERWGLTPHPSYRDGSGLSVHNLASPEQTVQLLHYLYKELPWAPELINSFASYGRSGTLQERALILPKGVEIKAKTGTLRDVKNISGYISVEGECKWIFSLLINHLLHEQDGEWLQDQLLAMLIDWQGRRGS, via the coding sequence ATGTTTCGTCAAGAGTGGGATAAGATGGTTCACCAATGGAGGAAGAGAACAAAAGAATGGGGAGCGCATATAGGTTGCGCGATCTACACCCCGACAGGTCTCCCTTTCTTTATGGAAGAAGCGTCAAGGTGGTTTCTTCCCGCTTCAAATCAGAAAATATGGACGACAGCGGTAGCGATTGCAGAATTGGGACTAGATTATCAATGGAAAACAAGGGCGGGATTAGACCACGATGGAGGACTCTGGCTGCAGGGTGGTGGTGATCCTGCCTTTTCATTTACTGAAGCTAAAGCACTTGGAAAAGAGCTTTTACGTGCAGGTGTGACAGAGATAAGTGGTCATGTGTATGTAGACGATAAGGCATGGAAGGCTCCTTTTTGGGGAGAAGGTTGGAAATGGGACGAACGGATTCTGGGATATGCTGCACCTATTCATGCCCTTAATTTTGATCGTAACCGCATGTTATTTAGGGCTGACCCATCCAGTAATCATCCTGAGCTTACACGACAATCACCATGTGAGTGGATCCGTCTGGAGCAACGAGTGACATGGGCTGAACCAGGGAAACAGACAAAGCTAAGCATACGTAGAGATAACCACCACATTTATATTAAAGGAGAGCTGGATCGAAATCATCCAGAAGTATTTGTAGCAGTAAAGCGAGGGCCCCATCACTTTGCGAACGGGATCGTAACGACATTAAAAGATATGGGACTTAATATTCGAAATAAAACTTCTATTCTACCGTATTATTTTGCAGAGGATCTTCCTCTATTGTGGGAGCATCGATCCCCCCCTTTACGAAAGCTGCTTGCGGAAGTGAATGGCGACAGTGATAACCTTATTGCTGAAGTGCTGCTAAAAACATTGGGAAATGGCAACATCGAAAAGGGGAGAGTGCGTGTCCATCATTGTATCGAGCGTTGGGGATTGACGCCACACCCTTCGTATAGGGATGGTTCTGGTTTATCGGTGCACAATCTCGCTTCTCCTGAACAAACGGTACAATTGCTACATTACTTGTATAAAGAATTACCGTGGGCCCCCGAACTGATTAATAGTTTTGCTTCCTACGGTCGGTCAGGGACATTGCAAGAGCGTGCACTCATTCTTCCTAAGGGTGTAGAAATAAAAGCGAAGACGGGGACCCTAAGAGATGTGAAAAATATATCGGGCTATATTAGTGTTGAGGGAGAATGCAAATGGATCTTTTCTTTGCTGATCAATCATCTCTTGCATGAACAAGATGGCGAGTGGCTGCAAGATCAGTTATTGGCCATGCTTATAGACTGGCAAGGACGGCGTGGAAGCTAA
- a CDS encoding C40 family peptidase, which translates to MSRYTVCTSIANVWRSPQSPRSCDQLSLTSSFDPRLWLEQLDNHGLKGRLQLQGRLETQLLYGESVEVTSEQGQWLHICIPQQKISLQHPGYTGWVPREQVCLSPSRDWNCPQVIITDTTCTLTLDGTRTRLPLSFMTSLPWVGELQDEVIVSTPSGKIGKLPLQAVTIVPSQSAMPPSISRRLQLAQHFLGLPYLWGGTSAFGFDCSGFMYRVFAASGVQIPRDASVQAQFGQAILMSEIQAGDLLFFAHEQGNGSIHHVGMYIGDEQFIHAPKTGEHIQIASLASSPYLEELCQVRRYDGSEF; encoded by the coding sequence ATGTCCCGGTATACCGTCTGTACAAGTATCGCCAATGTATGGAGATCTCCCCAATCCCCTCGCTCTTGCGATCAACTCTCACTCACATCCTCGTTTGATCCGCGGCTATGGTTAGAACAGTTAGATAACCATGGGTTGAAAGGGCGACTTCAACTGCAGGGGCGACTCGAAACTCAACTGCTGTATGGTGAATCAGTGGAGGTCACCTCCGAGCAGGGGCAGTGGTTACATATATGTATCCCTCAGCAAAAGATCTCACTGCAACATCCAGGCTATACTGGCTGGGTTCCTCGCGAGCAAGTCTGTTTATCGCCCTCAAGAGATTGGAATTGTCCTCAAGTCATCATCACAGACACCACATGTACCCTTACACTAGATGGAACACGCACAAGACTTCCGCTAAGCTTTATGACCTCCTTACCATGGGTCGGTGAGCTACAAGACGAAGTGATTGTCTCCACACCATCAGGGAAGATCGGAAAACTTCCGCTTCAAGCCGTTACGATCGTCCCCTCACAATCAGCAATGCCCCCATCTATATCCCGCCGGCTTCAATTGGCGCAACATTTTCTCGGGCTTCCTTATTTGTGGGGTGGCACTTCTGCTTTTGGATTTGATTGCTCAGGATTTATGTATCGCGTATTTGCTGCTAGTGGAGTTCAAATTCCTCGCGACGCTTCCGTCCAAGCCCAATTTGGGCAAGCGATTTTAATGAGTGAGATACAAGCAGGAGATCTGCTTTTCTTCGCACATGAACAAGGAAATGGCAGCATTCACCATGTTGGTATGTATATTGGTGATGAGCAGTTTATTCATGCACCTAAAACAGGAGAACATATTCAGATCGCTTCACTTGCTTCCTCCCCTTATTTAGAAGAGCTTTGTCAAGTGAGACGATATGATGGGTCTGAATTTTAG
- a CDS encoding YqaA family protein has product MLDWLTKLMEILEEYGVWGLGIASFADSSFSPLPPDFILIPLGIANPHYAFGYALVTVITSVLGALFGWWIGKKLGRPVLTRLFGEKRVIQVEGYFNRFGGFALFVGGLTPIPYKIFTIASGVFSVKKREVLFWSTLARSIRFFLEASIIVWFGGPAAETFIADNFSWITIIVAAVILLAIFLYQKTKKRRHT; this is encoded by the coding sequence ATGCTCGATTGGTTAACAAAATTGATGGAGATTTTAGAGGAGTATGGCGTTTGGGGACTAGGGATTGCCTCTTTTGCTGATTCTTCTTTTTCTCCTCTCCCACCTGATTTCATCTTGATTCCACTAGGGATTGCCAACCCCCATTATGCTTTTGGCTATGCACTTGTTACTGTTATTACCTCGGTACTTGGAGCATTATTTGGCTGGTGGATTGGTAAAAAATTAGGCAGACCGGTCTTGACACGGTTATTTGGGGAAAAACGCGTAATCCAAGTAGAGGGGTATTTCAATCGTTTCGGTGGTTTTGCATTATTCGTGGGAGGACTCACTCCCATTCCCTACAAGATCTTTACCATTGCTTCAGGTGTTTTTTCTGTTAAAAAGCGAGAGGTGCTTTTCTGGTCTACCCTTGCCCGCTCCATTCGTTTCTTTCTGGAAGCCTCCATCATTGTTTGGTTCGGAGGACCAGCTGCAGAAACATTTATCGCTGATAACTTTAGCTGGATCACAATTATTGTTGCAGCGGTTATCTTGCTTGCCATCTTCCTATATCAAAAAACAAAAAAGCGTCGTCATACCTAA
- a CDS encoding DUF4190 domain-containing protein, producing MANKTNDEREHREAVNEELDQEFNSAREDDVEAAQEIAPMQMTGTFSRGRSDSGSTELEEPIGEGMEGEGRGLAIAGVIFSIVAFFLLPYFTAPVGIVLGFIGARQGSGFGWWAVGIGALALILSFMMAPLRVY from the coding sequence ATGGCTAACAAGACAAATGACGAACGTGAGCACAGAGAAGCAGTCAATGAAGAGTTGGACCAAGAGTTTAATTCAGCTCGAGAAGATGATGTGGAGGCGGCCCAAGAGATAGCCCCTATGCAGATGACTGGTACTTTTTCCAGAGGGAGAAGTGATTCCGGCTCTACCGAGTTGGAAGAGCCGATCGGTGAGGGGATGGAAGGTGAAGGACGTGGATTGGCAATTGCAGGAGTGATTTTTTCCATCGTCGCATTTTTTCTTCTTCCTTACTTTACAGCACCTGTGGGAATAGTCCTCGGATTTATTGGGGCGCGTCAGGGGAGCGGATTTGGTTGGTGGGCTGTTGGGATAGGAGCGCTGGCATTAATTTTGTCATTTATGATGGCGCCACTGCGCGTATATTAA
- a CDS encoding O-methyltransferase: MDSKKYVASLFAQGDEVLQSIPAILDENDMPQISVPPEVGKALYMIVKISGAKRILEIGALGGYSTIWLGRALSPEGRIDSLEINKKNADVAAQNVERAGLEGQIMYHVGDARDSLRKLEDRGEKYDLFFIDADKENYVHYLEHAVKLANPGALIIADNALLGGRVLEEGSDDPATLAMQQYNRTIAEDDRFEATLLRIGDGVAIARVIGE; the protein is encoded by the coding sequence GTGGATAGTAAAAAATATGTAGCATCTTTGTTTGCACAAGGAGATGAAGTTTTACAATCTATTCCTGCTATACTGGATGAAAATGATATGCCGCAAATATCAGTTCCACCTGAGGTGGGGAAGGCGCTTTATATGATAGTAAAAATATCGGGAGCGAAACGGATTTTAGAAATAGGTGCCCTGGGCGGATATAGCACCATCTGGCTGGGACGGGCTCTCTCGCCAGAGGGGCGAATTGACTCGTTAGAAATCAATAAAAAGAATGCTGATGTTGCGGCTCAAAATGTTGAGCGTGCTGGTTTAGAAGGACAAATTATGTACCATGTGGGTGATGCGCGTGATTCCCTTCGCAAACTGGAAGATCGAGGGGAAAAATACGATCTGTTCTTTATTGATGCAGATAAAGAAAATTATGTTCACTATTTAGAGCATGCCGTGAAGCTTGCCAATCCAGGAGCACTCATTATTGCTGATAATGCCCTACTCGGCGGGCGCGTCTTAGAAGAGGGTAGTGATGACCCTGCTACATTAGCAATGCAACAATATAATCGCACCATCGCAGAAGACGATCGTTTTGAAGCGACGCTCTTGCGGATCGGAGATGGTGTAGCGATTGCTCGCGTGATAGGCGAATAG
- a CDS encoding IS3 family transposase (programmed frameshift), with translation MSKNVYSSEVKWAVVKDKMNGQFTNQEIMEKYGIKNVSQIKTWMKWYRENQIHRFDQPIGKQYSYGHGPASPSDDEKKERQRKHLQQENEILKKVFGDRKGVEKEVVLQLVHTLRKKYTVSAILSALNVPRSTYYRWASSPPVHLSKEEKTIIFLCQETTYRYGHRKIRELLKRRYQMKLNRNTVQRIMQKYNLQCRVKKKRKWKSQGESVIVAPNLLQRDFYALKPNQKWVTDITYIQYGSDTLYLSTIMDLFNNQIIAYKLYTHQQIPLVMDTLSEALEKRGNPKRVIIHSDQGSVYTSYAYQNQIKEKDLVSSMSRRGNCWDNAVIESFHSNLKSEEFQFVKFNSLSLEEVRERVDNFMRYYNEVRIQEKLGYHTPIEFGDMTA, from the exons GTGAGCAAAAACGTGTATTCAAGCGAAGTTAAATGGGCAGTAGTTAAAGATAAGATGAATGGTCAATTCACGAATCAAGAAATCATGGAGAAGTACGGGATTAAAAATGTTTCTCAAATTAAAACATGGATGAAATGGTATCGTGAAAATCAGATTCATCGATTTGATCAACCAATAGGCAAACAATATTCGTATGGGCACGGACCTGCCAGTCCAAGTGATGACGAAAAAAAAGAACGTCAAAGGAAGCACTTACAGCAGGAGAATGAAATCTTAA AAAAAGTATTTGGAGATCGAAAAGGAGTTGAAAAAGAAGTCGTCCTCCAACTAGTCCATACATTACGAAAGAAATATACAGTGTCCGCTATTTTATCCGCTTTAAATGTTCCCAGATCAACTTATTATCGCTGGGCATCTTCGCCACCCGTCCACTTGTCTAAGGAAGAGAAGACGATCATTTTCCTTTGCCAAGAAACAACGTATCGCTATGGTCATCGAAAAATCAGAGAGTTGTTAAAACGTCGATATCAGATGAAATTAAACCGTAATACTGTTCAACGGATCATGCAGAAATATAATCTCCAGTGTAGAGTGAAGAAAAAGAGAAAGTGGAAATCTCAAGGGGAATCTGTCATTGTGGCTCCAAACTTATTACAGCGAGATTTTTATGCCCTCAAGCCCAACCAAAAATGGGTAACGGATATTACCTACATTCAATATGGTTCAGACACTTTATATTTATCAACGATCATGGACTTGTTTAATAATCAGATCATTGCTTATAAGCTTTATACTCATCAACAAATTCCTTTAGTGATGGATACCTTGAGTGAAGCACTAGAAAAACGAGGGAACCCTAAAAGAGTGATTATCCACTCAGATCAAGGAAGCGTCTATACATCTTATGCTTATCAAAACCAGATAAAAGAGAAGGATTTAGTCAGTAGTATGTCACGCAGGGGGAATTGTTGGGACAACGCAGTAATCGAATCTTTTCATTCAAATCTAAAATCAGAGGAATTTCAATTTGTTAAATTCAACTCATTATCTTTAGAAGAAGTAAGAGAACGTGTAGATAACTTTATGAGGTATTATAACGAAGTACGTATCCAAGAAAAATTAGGCTACCATACACCAATAGAATTTGGTGACATGACAGCCTAA
- a CDS encoding DUF454 family protein: protein MAQISNFLMICLGWSFVGLGFLGLFLPILQGVLFLVIGFAILSKRSPAANRFLRYLERRFPTMAKKYEQIKQHKWYKRFVKTTPIKET from the coding sequence GTGGCGCAAATATCTAACTTTTTAATGATTTGTTTAGGTTGGTCATTCGTTGGTTTAGGCTTTCTCGGCTTGTTCCTCCCTATTTTACAGGGTGTACTCTTCTTAGTTATCGGCTTTGCCATCCTCTCCAAACGCTCACCCGCTGCTAATCGCTTCCTTCGCTATTTAGAACGTAGGTTCCCAACTATGGCAAAAAAATACGAACAGATTAAACAACACAAATGGTACAAGCGCTTCGTAAAAACTACACCCATCAAAGAAACCTAA
- a CDS encoding ParM/StbA family protein — protein sequence MIIAVDCGRSHVKVMTEKKTFSFPSKISTWRKRNFRQELEGDIELIYNDRCWFIGKLAEREGEFTRQAMQDTKVVDETLLLTLAAIHLAEGAGRIQLIMGLPIQNYNEGERVALRKLLEGMHEVSINGEMRKFQIERVYITIEGGSAFFTSPRMGLVRIVDVGAKTTNYATFKDKVFIDRDSGTLPIGWETVSESNVEEMANHIAGTVSKKWQAKDMVMLIGGVASKVEPHLQEHFPYAFTLDDPQMANVRGFFEVGRAMVKCNSK from the coding sequence ATGATAATTGCCGTGGATTGTGGACGGAGTCACGTTAAGGTGATGACAGAAAAGAAGACATTTTCGTTTCCGAGTAAGATCAGCACGTGGCGCAAGCGAAATTTTCGGCAGGAACTAGAAGGGGACATCGAACTGATCTATAATGATCGCTGCTGGTTTATTGGTAAGTTAGCTGAGCGTGAAGGAGAGTTTACCAGGCAGGCGATGCAAGATACAAAAGTAGTAGATGAAACGCTTTTGTTAACATTGGCAGCAATTCATTTGGCTGAGGGTGCAGGAAGAATCCAGTTGATTATGGGGTTGCCGATTCAAAATTACAACGAAGGTGAGAGAGTAGCCTTACGCAAATTATTAGAAGGAATGCACGAGGTTTCAATCAATGGTGAGATGCGCAAGTTTCAAATTGAACGTGTTTATATCACGATTGAGGGAGGTAGTGCATTTTTTACATCCCCGCGCATGGGGTTAGTTCGAATTGTGGATGTAGGTGCGAAAACAACCAATTACGCTACATTCAAAGACAAAGTTTTTATTGATCGTGATTCGGGTACACTTCCGATTGGATGGGAGACGGTGAGTGAATCTAATGTGGAGGAAATGGCCAATCACATTGCAGGAACCGTATCAAAAAAATGGCAAGCAAAAGATATGGTCATGCTCATTGGTGGAGTTGCTTCTAAGGTAGAGCCTCATTTACAAGAACACTTTCCGTATGCCTTTACGTTAGATGATCCGCAAATGGCTAATGTGCGTGGATTTTTCGAGGTGGGAAGGGCGATGGTAAAATGCAACAGCAAATAA
- a CDS encoding phage holin family protein has protein sequence MRWENRLRNYGFWAAIAALIPIILQLFGIDIVPAKYEVIVNAILSVLVVFGVINNPDTQSRGYGDDKVLRPAIISHGRRRRK, from the coding sequence ATGCGTTGGGAAAATCGCTTACGAAACTACGGTTTTTGGGCTGCTATCGCTGCACTGATTCCTATCATTTTACAACTATTTGGTATTGATATTGTACCCGCTAAGTACGAGGTGATCGTAAATGCAATTTTATCTGTCTTGGTAGTGTTTGGAGTGATCAATAATCCGGATACACAATCGCGCGGGTATGGGGATGATAAGGTTTTGCGACCAGCAATTATTAGTCATGGAAGAAGAAGAAGGAAGTAG
- a CDS encoding GNAT family N-acetyltransferase yields the protein MPIKEITSHADWRASYDVMRELRPHLSLEAYLTLLEEMRSQGYRLLALTDETDKMMALAGFTIQTNFYHHRHLFLYDLVTQSEQRSRGCGKELLSHLERWAKEEGCQYLELTSGLIRKDAHRFYEEKMGYTWTSKVFVKEL from the coding sequence ATGCCGATAAAAGAGATTACTAGCCATGCCGATTGGCGCGCATCTTACGATGTAATGCGAGAACTTCGTCCCCACCTTTCTCTCGAGGCATACCTTACACTATTGGAAGAGATGCGCTCACAAGGCTACCGCTTGCTTGCCCTCACTGATGAAACCGACAAGATGATGGCACTGGCTGGCTTCACTATTCAAACTAACTTTTATCATCACCGTCATCTCTTCCTCTATGACTTAGTAACACAGTCAGAGCAACGTTCGCGTGGATGTGGAAAAGAACTGCTGTCTCACCTCGAAAGGTGGGCAAAAGAAGAAGGGTGTCAATATCTTGAACTCACATCCGGACTTATTCGTAAAGATGCCCATCGTTTTTATGAAGAAAAAATGGGGTATACTTGGACCAGCAAAGTGTTTGTTAAGGAGCTATAA
- the rnz gene encoding ribonuclease Z, with translation MELTFLGTGAGIPAKERNVSALALRMPEYEGQTWLFDCGEATQHQILHTSLKLSKINRIFITHLHGDHIFGLPGVLGSRSFQGATSPLTLYGPAGIRKFVEAALQTSQTYLRYPLNIIQYDEETEWELDSFHIRAQKLEHGLLSYGFRIEEHDQPGKLDVQRLKELEVPPGPLYSQLKRGESVRLPNGRLLCSESVVGPAKKGRVLAIFGDTRPTETAATLAHSADVLVHEATFGMTEVNTAYQHYHTTAQQAALFAKGCQVKRLLLTHISPRYQEDCAALLQEAKDVFPHTHLAHDLWSYTF, from the coding sequence GTGGAACTTACATTCCTCGGTACTGGTGCTGGCATCCCAGCAAAAGAACGGAATGTTTCAGCTCTTGCTTTACGGATGCCGGAATATGAAGGACAGACATGGCTTTTTGATTGTGGCGAAGCTACGCAACACCAAATCCTACACACTTCGCTCAAGCTAAGTAAAATTAATCGTATCTTTATTACACACTTGCACGGAGATCATATCTTCGGCCTCCCTGGAGTGTTAGGAAGCCGCAGTTTCCAGGGTGCCACCTCTCCACTAACCCTGTATGGTCCAGCTGGGATCAGAAAATTTGTGGAAGCCGCTTTACAGACATCACAAACCTACTTACGCTATCCCTTAAATATCATCCAATACGATGAAGAGACCGAGTGGGAATTGGACTCATTCCACATACGGGCACAAAAGTTGGAACATGGACTATTATCCTATGGATTTCGTATCGAAGAACATGATCAACCTGGAAAGTTAGATGTGCAGCGACTAAAAGAGTTAGAAGTCCCTCCTGGCCCTCTCTATAGTCAACTGAAACGAGGGGAATCAGTACGACTCCCAAATGGGCGCTTACTCTGTTCTGAAAGTGTTGTTGGACCCGCGAAGAAGGGGCGTGTCCTCGCTATCTTTGGTGATACCCGTCCGACAGAGACGGCTGCCACGCTGGCACACTCCGCCGATGTATTGGTTCATGAAGCAACCTTTGGCATGACTGAGGTAAATACTGCCTACCAGCACTACCATACTACCGCACAGCAAGCAGCCTTATTCGCTAAAGGTTGCCAAGTAAAACGTCTCCTCCTAACCCACATCAGTCCTCGCTACCAAGAGGATTGTGCTGCATTACTGCAGGAAGCGAAAGACGTTTTCCCACATACCCATCTCGCCCACGATTTGTGGAGCTATACATTTTAA
- a CDS encoding group-specific protein encodes MFMYHQVPDDLQGEYLYPLNELASVYPHISEQKKKKYEDHPGRISLPQRKVPYLNCLWNDVIHCSPLHPAYLYRALSALGVEPASRLFFRIPYQQVAKLPVVCYHYSPTHWKGVGSEVSAEDCSIMTIEHYKELTFLPEETIKYFEQSLHLKRPFGLFHFIPHMLVKGKIFVGDCSRVDWSE; translated from the coding sequence ATGTTCATGTATCACCAGGTGCCGGATGATTTGCAAGGTGAGTATTTATACCCGCTTAATGAGTTAGCGTCTGTTTATCCTCATATATCCGAACAGAAAAAGAAAAAATATGAGGATCATCCAGGTCGAATCAGCCTCCCACAGAGAAAAGTACCTTACCTAAATTGTTTGTGGAACGATGTCATTCATTGTTCACCTCTTCATCCAGCATATCTGTATCGTGCTCTGTCCGCCCTGGGTGTGGAGCCAGCATCCCGTCTGTTTTTTCGAATTCCGTATCAGCAGGTGGCTAAGCTACCGGTGGTATGCTATCATTATTCTCCAACACATTGGAAAGGGGTGGGAAGTGAGGTTTCCGCAGAGGATTGCTCCATAATGACCATAGAGCATTATAAAGAATTAACCTTTCTTCCCGAAGAAACGATCAAGTATTTTGAACAGTCTCTACATCTAAAACGGCCTTTTGGATTGTTTCATTTTATTCCTCATATGCTAGTAAAAGGAAAGATTTTTGTCGGGGATTGCTCACGAGTGGATTGGAGTGAGTAG
- a CDS encoding YitT family protein — protein MRSGRYNPVYNEEMINKYGRRTIAYVIGLSILALGIALAIRAGLGTGAWDALYVGFYGLFGLTVGSWVIIVGFILVLINALLLWERLDWLALGTLLLLGVVLDGWLLVITWEPTLFWQQGGLFLISMFVISLGVATYLQANFAPTSVDKLMYAIHTRTGFSLRLSKTIGEVIALVIAWLIGGPIGIGTVMITFLVGPLVQFFLKVVGPLFTSPMKEV, from the coding sequence ATGAGGAGTGGACGCTATAACCCTGTATACAATGAAGAGATGATAAATAAATATGGACGGCGCACGATCGCTTATGTTATTGGACTAAGTATTCTCGCTCTGGGTATCGCACTCGCTATTCGAGCTGGCTTAGGCACAGGGGCATGGGATGCGCTGTATGTAGGATTTTATGGATTGTTTGGTTTAACTGTCGGCAGTTGGGTTATCATTGTCGGCTTTATATTGGTCCTCATTAATGCACTACTACTTTGGGAACGTTTGGACTGGCTGGCGCTGGGCACGCTTCTTTTACTTGGTGTTGTATTAGATGGATGGTTATTGGTGATTACATGGGAGCCGACCCTTTTTTGGCAGCAGGGGGGCTTGTTTCTTATTAGCATGTTTGTGATTAGCTTAGGTGTAGCTACCTATCTGCAGGCTAATTTCGCGCCTACTTCGGTTGATAAATTGATGTATGCCATTCATACTCGTACAGGCTTTAGTTTGCGCCTTTCTAAGACTATCGGTGAAGTGATTGCGTTAGTGATTGCTTGGCTTATCGGTGGGCCGATTGGGATTGGGACGGTTATGATTACCTTTCTTGTGGGTCCGCTGGTTCAGTTTTTCTTAAAGGTAGTGGGGCCACTTTTTACATCTCCGATGAAAGAAGTATAG